In Flavobacterium endoglycinae, one DNA window encodes the following:
- a CDS encoding polysaccharide lyase: MKKFLKLSSLLFITALVFNSCEKEQDLNEPQSGAAQKEAPQLANKAAEASAALAGSAGARTITLQTNTLSCPGGLCTSYGVWSTGVYTVWFQMKFNNGFYWSRGGKCGYGILIGDQNTGGDPGWDGNGGSARFMWYCPNGSNTAKGSGAYLQPYVYYRDQPGQYGNDFGKKYYIQEGVTYNCQISVKLNTGSNTDGYVKYYVNGTEILNQKIRWVTNDSKRNVNAVSLHTFRGGSQSYWTAPVTSSIYYPSASWDAQ; the protein is encoded by the coding sequence ATGAAGAAATTCTTAAAATTATCAAGTTTGCTATTTATTACAGCATTAGTGTTTAATTCCTGTGAAAAGGAACAAGATTTAAATGAGCCACAATCTGGTGCTGCTCAAAAAGAAGCACCACAACTCGCCAACAAAGCCGCTGAGGCTAGTGCCGCTTTGGCCGGCAGCGCCGGCGCCAGAACAATTACCTTACAAACAAATACATTGTCATGTCCTGGTGGATTATGTACTTCTTACGGCGTTTGGTCTACAGGTGTTTACACCGTTTGGTTTCAAATGAAATTTAACAATGGATTTTACTGGAGCCGAGGCGGTAAATGCGGATATGGTATTTTAATTGGTGACCAAAATACGGGTGGTGATCCGGGATGGGATGGTAATGGCGGTAGTGCGAGATTTATGTGGTACTGCCCAAATGGCTCAAATACTGCTAAAGGAAGCGGCGCTTATCTTCAGCCTTATGTGTATTATAGAGATCAGCCTGGACAGTATGGAAATGATTTTGGAAAAAAATACTACATACAAGAAGGTGTTACTTATAACTGCCAGATATCGGTTAAATTAAATACGGGTTCAAATACAGATGGATATGTAAAATATTATGTAAATGGCACCGAAATATTAAATCAAAAAATTCGCTGGGTAACCAACGATTCTAAACGAAATGTAAATGCAGTAAGCCTTCATACTTTCCGCGGTGGAAGCCAAAGTTACTGGACAGCTCCTGTAACAAGCTCTATTTATTATCCAAGTGCTTCTTGGGATGCACAATAG
- a CDS encoding LytR/AlgR family response regulator transcription factor — MKILIIEDEARIAKRIERMTRDFFDKNVQILLSDSLENGLSIIEQNSIDLLLLDLNLNGEDGFEILQTFVAGPFQTIIISAYTDKAITAFNYGVLDFVPKPFDQNRLAQAFTRYTVQGKQSSGNARFLAVRKAKTFKLIPISEIVYIKGAGIYTELHLANTKIELHDKSLEALEKLLPETFERIHKSYILCWEQAEKIVVEAGGKYSMQLKNGELLPIGRSKYKEIKNKLV, encoded by the coding sequence ATGAAGATTCTAATAATTGAAGATGAAGCACGCATTGCGAAAAGAATTGAAAGAATGACACGTGATTTTTTTGATAAAAACGTGCAGATTCTGCTTTCCGATTCTCTTGAAAATGGACTTTCGATTATTGAGCAAAATTCAATTGATCTGCTCTTGTTAGATTTAAATTTGAATGGGGAAGATGGTTTTGAAATTCTGCAGACATTTGTTGCCGGCCCATTTCAAACCATTATTATTTCGGCTTATACAGATAAAGCGATTACTGCTTTTAATTATGGTGTTTTGGATTTTGTACCGAAACCTTTTGATCAAAACAGATTGGCGCAAGCTTTTACACGTTATACTGTTCAAGGAAAACAATCCAGCGGTAATGCGCGTTTTTTAGCCGTAAGAAAAGCAAAGACTTTCAAACTTATTCCTATTTCTGAAATCGTATACATAAAAGGAGCCGGAATTTATACCGAATTGCATTTGGCAAATACTAAAATTGAACTGCATGATAAATCACTTGAAGCGTTAGAAAAACTACTTCCTGAAACCTTTGAAAGAATACATAAATCTTATATACTCTGCTGGGAACAAGCCGAGAAAATTGTAGTAGAAGCAGGCGGGAAGTACAGTATGCAATTGAAGAACGGAGAATTACTGCCAATTGGCCGTTCTAAGTATAAAGAAATTAAAAATAAGTTGGTTTGA
- a CDS encoding histidine kinase yields MYKSYFFSVLLLLIFSSCTYYKDYVTSDVTYEVDYDHQQMDWGKPERSSFKFQTNVEIQKRKKNSEYLGLQINAFGAFDVYWDGVLVGRNGQMAKSGHAEVPGTETTYYQIPKKLSNLGMHTVSLMGTQVYNREAERRIDVKLKDYLLLHRSPLVVVSFMNIMAGGFLIAAIYYFFLYVNSTRKELAVLLFGIICLLFFCLLIIEYVKYYLDIPYNQFYTRLKIIGWLTFSISMLVPWYFMLQFEFKRKKLILGLLFLTLLAVYIGYYGHYDVSAAYFTITARFFSIVIAFDAAIKRKKGGLIVVAGLLAGVMVNYFMFYDFGLFIAFTILVLCMLYLHTIRAKAIEEAHNASLLLSSRLQLELVKKNIQPHFLRNTLTSLIDWIEESPKEGVVFIRALSEEFDIMNDIAEDTLIPIRQEIDLCRRHLEIMSFRKEICYEWQEEGINENETIPPAVFHTIIENGITHSLPPKQGCIVFCLKFSKEKHFKQYTLLTFAQNRQTKKNKQTGTGFKYIKARLTESYGENWSFESYAVEKGWETIIKIFDIK; encoded by the coding sequence ATGTATAAATCTTACTTTTTCAGCGTTTTACTTCTTCTGATTTTTAGCTCGTGTACGTATTACAAGGACTACGTTACATCCGATGTGACCTATGAAGTGGACTACGATCACCAACAGATGGATTGGGGAAAACCTGAGCGTTCCAGCTTTAAATTCCAAACAAATGTGGAGATACAAAAGCGTAAAAAAAATTCTGAATATTTAGGGCTTCAGATTAACGCTTTCGGTGCTTTTGATGTGTATTGGGATGGTGTTTTAGTGGGGAGAAATGGTCAAATGGCAAAATCAGGACATGCAGAAGTGCCCGGAACAGAAACAACCTATTATCAGATACCAAAAAAGTTATCTAATCTGGGAATGCACACTGTTTCTTTAATGGGTACACAAGTTTACAATAGAGAGGCTGAACGTCGTATAGATGTAAAACTTAAGGATTATTTGCTCCTTCATCGTTCACCGCTAGTTGTGGTTTCCTTTATGAATATTATGGCTGGTGGTTTTCTCATTGCCGCTATTTATTATTTTTTTCTGTATGTAAATAGTACTCGAAAAGAATTGGCAGTTTTGCTTTTCGGAATTATTTGTCTGCTCTTCTTCTGTTTGTTAATCATCGAATATGTTAAGTATTATTTAGACATTCCGTATAACCAATTTTATACCCGTTTAAAAATCATCGGCTGGCTCACTTTTTCCATTTCAATGCTTGTGCCGTGGTATTTTATGCTGCAATTTGAATTTAAAAGAAAGAAGCTGATTTTAGGTCTTTTATTTCTTACTCTTTTAGCAGTTTATATTGGTTATTATGGTCATTATGATGTTTCTGCGGCATATTTTACCATTACTGCCCGATTTTTTTCTATTGTAATTGCTTTTGATGCGGCAATTAAAAGGAAAAAAGGCGGGTTAATTGTTGTTGCGGGCTTATTGGCGGGTGTTATGGTAAATTATTTTATGTTTTACGATTTCGGATTGTTTATTGCTTTTACCATTTTAGTGCTTTGCATGCTTTATCTGCACACGATACGTGCAAAGGCGATAGAAGAAGCTCATAATGCATCGTTGCTGCTTTCTTCAAGATTGCAATTAGAATTGGTGAAGAAAAATATCCAGCCTCATTTTCTTCGGAATACTTTAACCTCGTTAATTGACTGGATTGAAGAATCGCCAAAAGAAGGGGTAGTTTTTATTCGTGCTCTTTCAGAAGAATTTGATATTATGAATGATATAGCCGAAGATACCCTTATACCCATTAGGCAAGAAATTGATTTATGCCGAAGACATTTGGAAATAATGTCTTTTCGCAAAGAAATTTGTTACGAATGGCAGGAAGAAGGAATTAATGAAAACGAAACTATTCCGCCAGCTGTTTTTCATACGATTATTGAAAATGGAATCACCCACAGTCTTCCCCCAAAGCAAGGCTGTATTGTATTCTGTTTAAAATTTAGCAAAGAGAAACATTTTAAACAATATACTTTATTGACTTTTGCCCAAAATCGACAGACTAAAAAAAATAAGCAAACGGGAACAGGTTTTAAATATATTAAAGCCAGATTGACTGAAAGTTATGGCGAAAATTGGTCTTTTGAATCTTATGCTGTAGAAAAAGGCTGGGAAACTATCATTAAAATTTTTGATATCAAATGA
- a CDS encoding RagB/SusD family nutrient uptake outer membrane protein, whose amino-acid sequence MKISIKNKYKKLLPLLALTALFSACSKDFLEQDPLSFYEPETTFSTESGLQATLAQCDKQLRNYYVHFGFSGVSVPMGTEYIFSDMAQYGKTDTSPTIADYANTIVPTGDFRRDAGGESIYLGFFWDEGYSGIKSANTVLTYIGNVKGLSEEVKNKYIGQAYFHRAFRYLHLVYQFGDIPLITKVLSVPKQNYSSTKKEAIIEMITADMEKAVEWVPEQSKLGYVGMISKGACRQLLIKCYLASGRFADAEAQANILINQSGYALMQNNFGIFDPGGNPTAWPITRNVVWDLHRPENKVIAANTEAILVAPNGGAQSFLAFASMRIYGPNWNDANLVTPDGKKAAERYPLNNAKYEARFDYQRALGRGIGTISGSYYSQTPMWVVNNVEDKIDLRHNSTVGNWVNMEDLKYNDKTSAFYNTNFRMKAANGSLLAKDSIRDWFDFPHYKIFYHDVVAEGNPAANDFQGATAGASAHMYIYRLAETYLLRAEARFYQGNVSGAAQDVNVVRARAKASQMYSTVTIGDICAERGRELYTEEWRNVELKRISHCLALSGKPDEWGHTYSVNNWDKQSGKDAAGGSYWWQRIVHYTLYNKYPSGISIAPGVKFYSMDKRNNYWPIPNYAITANIKGQLSQNFGYDGYNESVKVWDKWQDAVEDESKI is encoded by the coding sequence ATGAAAATAAGTATAAAAAATAAGTATAAAAAACTGCTGCCTTTACTTGCATTGACAGCTTTATTTAGTGCTTGTTCAAAAGATTTTCTCGAACAAGATCCGCTTTCATTTTACGAACCTGAAACAACATTTTCTACAGAATCTGGACTTCAGGCAACTTTAGCACAGTGCGACAAACAGCTGCGTAATTATTACGTTCACTTTGGATTTTCAGGCGTGAGCGTGCCTATGGGTACAGAATATATTTTTTCTGATATGGCACAATATGGAAAAACAGATACGAGTCCAACAATTGCTGATTATGCTAATACTATTGTTCCAACTGGAGATTTTAGAAGAGATGCAGGCGGTGAATCCATTTATCTTGGTTTTTTCTGGGATGAAGGATATTCTGGAATTAAATCTGCCAATACGGTATTAACATACATTGGCAATGTAAAAGGATTATCTGAAGAAGTTAAAAACAAATATATTGGGCAGGCTTATTTTCATAGAGCATTCCGTTATCTTCATTTAGTTTATCAATTTGGAGACATTCCATTAATTACTAAAGTTTTATCAGTTCCAAAGCAAAATTATTCTTCCACAAAAAAAGAAGCAATTATAGAAATGATTACAGCCGATATGGAAAAAGCGGTAGAATGGGTTCCAGAGCAGTCAAAACTAGGTTATGTGGGTATGATTAGCAAAGGCGCCTGTCGTCAGCTTTTAATTAAATGTTATTTGGCATCTGGCAGATTTGCTGATGCAGAAGCGCAAGCTAATATTTTAATTAACCAGTCAGGTTATGCTTTAATGCAGAATAATTTTGGAATTTTTGATCCGGGAGGAAACCCTACTGCATGGCCTATTACCCGAAATGTTGTATGGGATTTACACCGACCTGAAAACAAAGTTATTGCTGCTAATACCGAAGCAATATTGGTAGCGCCAAATGGCGGAGCACAATCATTTTTGGCATTTGCTTCTATGCGAATTTATGGTCCTAACTGGAACGATGCGAATTTAGTTACTCCTGATGGTAAAAAAGCAGCAGAACGTTATCCTTTAAACAATGCTAAATATGAAGCCAGATTTGATTATCAAAGAGCGCTTGGACGTGGTATTGGTACTATCAGCGGTTCTTACTATTCACAGACTCCTATGTGGGTGGTAAACAATGTTGAGGATAAAATAGACCTTAGACATAACAGCACAGTGGGAAACTGGGTAAATATGGAAGATCTTAAATACAATGATAAAACATCTGCATTCTACAATACCAATTTTAGAATGAAAGCCGCAAACGGTTCATTATTAGCAAAAGATTCAATTAGGGATTGGTTTGATTTTCCTCATTATAAAATCTTTTATCATGATGTGGTAGCCGAAGGAAATCCAGCAGCAAATGATTTTCAAGGAGCAACAGCTGGAGCAAGTGCACACATGTACATTTATCGTTTGGCAGAAACCTATTTATTGCGAGCAGAGGCACGTTTTTATCAAGGTAATGTTTCTGGAGCGGCTCAAGATGTAAATGTGGTTAGAGCCAGAGCAAAAGCATCGCAAATGTACAGCACGGTAACTATTGGTGATATTTGTGCAGAAAGAGGACGAGAGCTTTATACAGAAGAATGGAGAAATGTAGAATTAAAACGTATTTCGCACTGTCTGGCTCTAAGCGGTAAACCTGATGAATGGGGACATACTTACAGCGTAAACAATTGGGATAAACAATCTGGAAAAGATGCAGCTGGAGGAAGTTACTGGTGGCAGCGTATTGTTCACTACACCCTTTATAACAAATATCCATCAGGTATTTCTATTGCTCCTGGTGTAAAGTTTTACAGTATGGACAAACGTAATAATTACTGGCCAATTCCAAACTATGCAATAACGGCTAATATTAAAGGCCAGTTAAGCCAAAACTTTGGTTATGATGGTTATAATGAAAGCGTTAAAGTTTGGGATAAATGGCAGGATGCTGTTGAGGACGAGAGTAAAATTTAA
- a CDS encoding GNAT family N-acetyltransferase — protein sequence MITTQNLLIRPYKLEDSEYFFKSITNNREYLYDYFANMIKINDSLESAKRYMEQKVIDWKENKNYACGIFLKENNEFIGHISVREIDWRIPKGELAYFIFEKHSGNNYGAEALIAFKNWCFAKKKFNRLFMKIAEENIASIKVAERSGFVYEGLLKKDYRKREENLTDMKIYGYTEDLKLIRTTSQNTDFANLIVKLDENLASRNGDMQEYFNQFNKVDAIKHVIIAYINGVAVGCGAIKQFDSESVEVKRMFVSDEYRGRGVAYTILKELETWAKELHYTSAVLETSNVQTEAVALYTKSAYRVTENYGQYAGIETSICFKKEL from the coding sequence ATGATAACAACCCAAAATCTTCTAATAAGACCTTATAAACTCGAAGATTCAGAATACTTTTTTAAAAGCATAACTAATAATCGTGAATATTTGTATGATTACTTTGCCAACATGATAAAAATTAATGACAGTTTGGAGTCAGCAAAAAGATATATGGAGCAGAAAGTTATAGATTGGAAAGAAAACAAAAATTACGCTTGTGGTATATTTTTAAAAGAAAACAACGAATTTATAGGTCATATATCAGTGAGAGAGATTGATTGGAGGATACCCAAAGGTGAACTGGCTTATTTTATTTTTGAAAAACATAGTGGCAATAATTATGGAGCCGAAGCATTAATTGCGTTTAAAAATTGGTGTTTTGCAAAGAAAAAGTTTAACAGACTTTTTATGAAAATTGCCGAAGAAAACATTGCCAGTATTAAAGTTGCTGAACGTTCAGGATTTGTATATGAAGGACTTTTAAAAAAAGACTACAGAAAAAGAGAAGAGAACTTAACAGATATGAAAATATATGGATATACAGAAGATCTTAAACTTATAAGAACGACTTCCCAAAATACAGATTTCGCAAATTTAATTGTAAAATTAGATGAGAACTTAGCAAGCCGAAATGGTGATATGCAGGAGTACTTTAATCAATTTAATAAGGTTGATGCTATAAAGCACGTCATTATTGCTTATATAAACGGTGTTGCAGTAGGTTGCGGGGCAATAAAACAGTTTGACAGCGAATCTGTTGAAGTAAAGCGTATGTTTGTTTCTGACGAATATAGAGGAAGAGGAGTAGCCTATACAATTTTAAAAGAACTCGAAACTTGGGCTAAAGAATTACATTATACATCTGCCGTTTTAGAAACCAGCAATGTGCAGACTGAAGCAGTAGCCTTATACACTAAAAGTGCCTATCGTGTTACGGAAAATTACGGACAATATGCTGGAATAGAAACTAGTATTTGTTTTAAAAAAGAATTATAA
- a CDS encoding SusC/RagA family TonB-linked outer membrane protein, with amino-acid sequence MTNLIRIKKDPDCKSRFNLKKKITILCVLFSLSQADVYAISSESSTSPKNVLEQKTINGQVNDENGMPLPGVTILEKGSKNAALTDFDGKFTLKVAQENAVLVISFLGYETKEITLKGESSITVKMQRATASLDEVVVVGYGKMKKKDLTGSIVQVTPDKLANQNPQTVQDILRGVPGVRVGYDPSAKGGGSLQIRGQTSVYNPDGANHNSPLIILDGMQFYGELSEINPDDIGQIDILKDASATSVYGSKAAAGVIVISTKKGKKGKPVINVSINTTINTKSAYRNVYSPEGYLKFREDWETAATYGGNTATGEYGPYMVGQVGKVGYFSNPEDLGKYGITQEQWLAYQPANLTQGKSLKEVWGLRLGIDTALMPNFLDNKTHDWSNSTFRTGINRDSNMSVSGAGDNVNYYLSVGYLDAQGAIVGDDFSQVRANMKVDSKIASWLDIGANINFQDRTDGNIMPSLGTESGQNNMMRTSPFGNFRDENGNYERQPMGKNISGQNYNYYYDRQFMEKETGYTTFNTIFTTKVTLPLGITYSFNIAPRYQFFHDRYFESTANPNWAAATHGVNRNSSTRFDYNLNNTLAWDYTIAAKHHIVATFVQEAEERRYWSDGMTANNIQPSDALGFHNVANATMANSSLRANDTHETADALMARLFYSYDNRYMLTASIRRDGYSAFGASNPYAIFPSLAFAWSFKNEKWLNWEPLSTGKLRLSWGTNGNRSLENPYLSLANLGSGSGATMGYISTTGTPWEVKYLALDRMANPNLEWEKTEATNIGLDFGFLNDRITGTIDVYKMLTHDMIMNQRLPGFSGFSSITTNLGEVQNQGIEISLSTLNMKRPNFEWRTTAGFAYNKNTIKSLYGNMEDVKDANGNVVGRKESDDKTNGWFIGRPISQIWDYKVIGIWQKDEWQEALKYGQRPGDPKVENSYTGDDKADGTPVYNEKDKQFLGVRTPPINASLRNEFKIYKNWDLAIDTYANLGHKSLSNTYMNNFNASSLYKFNFNSFVNPYWTVDNPTNDWARLDAKGPAGAGTQRLYDRSFIRVANISLAYSLPKDLIERIHIRNLKIYASVQNAATWSASKEWKYFGDPETGGLATRMFNLGLNVSL; translated from the coding sequence ATGACAAATCTTATTAGGATTAAAAAAGATCCTGATTGCAAATCCCGCTTCAATTTGAAAAAGAAAATAACCATACTTTGTGTATTGTTTTCTTTATCTCAGGCTGATGTCTATGCAATTAGTTCAGAGAGCTCAACCAGCCCAAAAAATGTACTAGAACAAAAAACCATCAACGGGCAGGTTAATGATGAAAATGGTATGCCGCTGCCAGGTGTAACTATTTTAGAAAAAGGAAGTAAAAATGCTGCCTTAACAGATTTTGACGGAAAATTTACTTTAAAAGTAGCGCAAGAAAATGCGGTACTTGTAATCTCTTTTTTAGGGTATGAAACAAAAGAGATTACGTTAAAAGGAGAATCTTCCATTACTGTAAAAATGCAAAGAGCTACAGCTTCACTAGACGAGGTAGTGGTTGTAGGATATGGTAAAATGAAGAAAAAAGACCTAACAGGATCTATCGTTCAGGTTACGCCCGATAAACTCGCAAATCAAAATCCGCAGACGGTTCAGGATATCTTAAGAGGTGTTCCGGGTGTAAGGGTTGGTTATGATCCGAGTGCGAAAGGCGGAGGAAGTTTACAAATCCGCGGGCAGACTTCTGTTTATAATCCTGATGGTGCAAATCATAATTCGCCCCTTATTATTTTAGATGGAATGCAGTTTTATGGTGAACTTTCAGAAATTAATCCAGACGATATCGGACAGATCGATATTTTAAAAGATGCATCGGCAACATCAGTATATGGTTCTAAAGCAGCTGCGGGAGTTATTGTTATTTCAACCAAAAAAGGAAAGAAAGGTAAACCTGTTATCAATGTGAGCATTAACACTACGATTAATACTAAAAGTGCTTACCGCAACGTATATTCTCCTGAAGGATATTTGAAATTTCGTGAAGATTGGGAAACTGCCGCAACGTATGGCGGAAATACTGCAACGGGCGAATACGGACCTTATATGGTAGGTCAGGTGGGTAAAGTTGGCTATTTTTCAAACCCTGAAGATTTAGGAAAATATGGCATTACGCAAGAACAATGGTTGGCATATCAGCCGGCTAATTTAACTCAAGGCAAAAGTTTAAAAGAAGTGTGGGGACTTCGCTTAGGTATCGACACTGCGCTTATGCCGAACTTTCTAGATAATAAAACACACGATTGGAGTAACAGTACTTTTAGAACCGGAATAAATCGTGATAGCAATATGAGTGTTTCTGGAGCTGGCGACAACGTAAATTATTATTTATCTGTTGGATATTTAGATGCACAAGGAGCTATTGTGGGAGATGATTTTTCACAAGTCCGCGCCAATATGAAAGTGGATAGTAAAATTGCGAGCTGGCTTGACATTGGAGCCAATATTAATTTTCAAGATCGTACCGATGGAAATATCATGCCTTCTTTAGGTACTGAATCTGGACAAAATAATATGATGAGAACGAGTCCATTTGGAAATTTTAGAGATGAAAATGGCAACTATGAGAGGCAGCCAATGGGTAAAAATATTTCAGGGCAGAATTATAACTATTATTACGATCGCCAGTTTATGGAGAAAGAAACTGGTTATACTACTTTCAATACCATTTTTACTACAAAGGTAACTCTTCCGCTTGGCATCACGTATTCATTTAATATAGCGCCTCGTTATCAATTTTTCCATGACCGTTATTTTGAATCGACTGCCAATCCAAACTGGGCGGCAGCTACGCATGGCGTAAACAGAAATAGTTCTACACGATTTGATTACAACTTAAATAATACATTAGCGTGGGATTATACAATTGCTGCCAAACATCATATTGTAGCAACTTTTGTTCAGGAAGCCGAAGAACGTCGTTATTGGTCAGATGGAATGACTGCAAACAATATTCAGCCTTCAGATGCTTTAGGATTCCACAATGTCGCAAATGCAACCATGGCGAATAGTTCGCTTAGAGCCAATGATACTCATGAAACGGCAGATGCATTAATGGCGAGACTTTTCTATTCGTATGACAATCGTTATATGCTAACAGCAAGTATTCGTCGTGATGGATATTCAGCATTTGGGGCTTCAAATCCTTATGCGATATTCCCTTCTCTGGCATTTGCATGGAGTTTTAAAAATGAAAAATGGCTCAATTGGGAACCTTTAAGTACTGGAAAGTTACGATTATCGTGGGGAACAAACGGAAATAGATCACTTGAAAACCCATACCTGTCTTTGGCAAACTTAGGATCAGGAAGTGGTGCGACGATGGGATATATAAGTACTACCGGAACGCCTTGGGAAGTGAAATATTTAGCCCTTGACCGTATGGCAAATCCAAATCTGGAATGGGAAAAAACCGAAGCAACGAATATTGGACTTGATTTTGGTTTCTTAAATGATCGTATTACAGGTACCATAGACGTTTACAAAATGCTTACTCATGATATGATTATGAATCAGCGTTTACCCGGTTTTTCTGGATTTTCATCTATCACCACAAATCTTGGAGAAGTACAAAATCAAGGTATTGAAATTAGTCTTAGCACTCTAAACATGAAGCGCCCGAATTTTGAATGGCGTACTACAGCTGGTTTTGCTTACAACAAAAACACTATTAAGTCATTGTATGGCAATATGGAAGATGTTAAAGATGCTAATGGCAATGTAGTAGGCAGAAAGGAATCTGATGACAAAACTAATGGATGGTTTATTGGCAGACCGATCTCTCAAATCTGGGATTATAAGGTAATTGGAATCTGGCAGAAAGATGAATGGCAGGAAGCTTTAAAATATGGACAGCGTCCTGGTGATCCAAAAGTGGAAAACAGTTATACGGGAGATGACAAAGCCGATGGCACACCCGTTTATAACGAAAAAGACAAACAGTTTTTAGGGGTAAGAACTCCTCCTATTAATGCATCGCTACGTAATGAATTTAAGATTTATAAAAACTGGGATTTAGCGATTGATACCTACGCTAACCTTGGACACAAATCGCTTAGTAATACGTATATGAACAATTTTAACGCAAGCAGTTTGTATAAATTCAATTTCAATTCATTTGTAAATCCGTATTGGACAGTAGATAATCCTACTAACGATTGGGCTCGTCTTGATGCAAAAGGACCAGCCGGAGCTGGAACGCAAAGATTGTATGACCGCAGTTTTATTCGTGTTGCCAATATTTCATTGGCGTATTCTTTACCAAAAGATTTAATAGAACGCATACACATCAGAAATCTAAAAATTTATGCTTCGGTTCAAAACGCAGCAACATGGTCTGCTTCTAAAGAATGGAAATATTTTGGTGATCCTGAAACAGGTGGACTGGCTACCAGAATGTTTAATTTAGGACTTAACGTATCACTTTAA